GATAAAAGCGTCTTAGACAGTATTGTCACATTTTGTAAAATGAAACATCCTAATGAAGGAATTCTCATATTGAAAGGTAAATCTAAAAATGGTCAAATCAAAATTGATGGACTAGCTATTCCTCCCTTTAATTTTACAGGTCCTACATTTGCAGGATTCCCGCACTCTTTTTTGCCATTTGATAATAGCTATATTGGAGTTGTTCATTCTCATCCGTCTGGTTCAGCTGAACCTTCTGTAACTGATTTGAATAATTTTTTTGGTTTGGTTTCTTTAATTATCCAATCTCCTTATGATGATGATTCCATTTTTGCATGGGATAGTAGTGGAAATACAATTCCATTATCCATAAATGATGAAAATGAAACTGAGAAAAACTGACAAAGCTTTATAACCTTTTTTAAGGGACTTTGATTGGTTTGAATCCTCAATTAAAAAAATATTATATTTTCCTTGGTGCCTCACTTGTATTCAGTATTGGTCTGCAAATAGTTCTAGGTTATCTTGGTGTTCCTTGGTTCATTAGCATTGGGCTAGTGATGGCAATTTTCATCTTACTTCCAATGTATATGAGAAGACGTCAAATGGGACAAATGGGAAATTATGGCGGTAGCTCTAGTGGTGCTGGAGGTGGATTCTTTGGAAGTGGTGGAGGACAAAGTGATTCAGCTAATGTTCGCTATGTCTGTCTTGTTTGTAACAACAAACACAAAGGTGGTTCATGTCCCCGCTGTGGTTCAAAAATGCAAAGAGCAGATTTTTAGGATAATAATATGACTTTAGAAGAATTAAGAAAAAAAGCCCTATACCAAAACTCCATTGAGATTTGGATTGGAATAAGTGAGGAGAAAAAACTAGACTGGGTTAACACTGATAATTATCAAAAGTTTATTGCATTTCTCTTAAAGAATGAACTAAACATGAAACAAATGACAATTTGTTTTGATGAATCAGAT
This window of the Candidatus Nitrosomarinus catalina genome carries:
- a CDS encoding Mov34/MPN/PAD-1 family protein, with product MFFKNKKFERKVLLDKSVLDSIVTFCKMKHPNEGILILKGKSKNGQIKIDGLAIPPFNFTGPTFAGFPHSFLPFDNSYIGVVHSHPSGSAEPSVTDLNNFFGLVSLIIQSPYDDDSIFAWDSSGNTIPLSINDENETEKN